In Plodia interpunctella isolate USDA-ARS_2022_Savannah chromosome 30, ilPloInte3.2, whole genome shotgun sequence, the following proteins share a genomic window:
- the LOC128682459 gene encoding E3 ubiquitin-protein ligase COP1-like isoform X1, producing MSGSAASTSALGGLGGSLEEKDGDLLCPVCFELIEEAYVTRCGHSFCYACIAKSVELHRRCPKCGAALASREHIFPNFLLNELVAKKRLARPRPSTPGSSVGQPSGDAERLRALVASSSRHLAMPDVERMLDVLQRRKRLLEAESAAAHHRLLYEFLKQLHRHRSHQLEQLAREAQLVRKDMEHVCEVLRDLRSGAASLAKLPAVASDEEEAALRCELQTLAGNVGDSAGQLNESPGSPTGGPGIEEESFASSVGGTDALASRWRRLTQHFDDFVQCYFAHRADELYFPGAESPAAPASPPGARAPAAPAPAPAGVCDDHVPQAPALAPHAPGDQTAPDTHIGSTSNMSMGPALEDTSRAASAAGGGGGLRGLDAFREDLVAFTRYRALRPLATLSYCSDAINYSTIVSTIEFDKDEEFFAIAGVTKRIKVFEFEAVVRDAVDVHYPCAEMQCSHKISCVSWNAYHKNVIASSDYEGTVSVWDAGTGQRTRALQEHDKRCWSVHFNRADVRLLASGSDDARVKLWALNAERSVATLEAKFNVCCVRFNPRSSCHLAFGSADHCVHYYDLRAPRTPLAVFRDHRKAVSYVKFLDAKTLVSASTDSQLKLWRVESPRCVRSFTGHANEKNFVGLATDGKYVACGSENNALYVYYSGLSRPLLAYRFDAVRGFLERERRDEEPSEFVSAVCWRRAADSRVLLAANSQGTIKVLELV from the exons ATGTCGGGGTCTGCGGCAAGCACGTCCGCGCTCGGCGGGCTCGGGGGCTCGCTCGAGGAGAAG GACGGTGATCTCCTCTGTCCGGTCTGCTTCGAGCTCATAGAGGAGGCCTACGTCACCCGCTGCGGCCACTCGTTCTGCTACGCGTGCATCGCCAAGTCCGTGGAGCTCCATCGAAGATGTCCCAAGTGCGGGGCAGCCTTAGCTTCCAGAGAACACATATTCCCGAACTTTCTGCTAAATGAGCTAGTGGCGAAGAAGCGCTTGGCCAGGCCGAGGCCCAGCACACCCGGGTCTA GCGTCGGTCAGCCCTCGGGCGACGCTGAGCGCCTCCGCGCGCTCGTCGCGTCCTCGTCCCGCCACCTCGCCATGCCGGACGTGGAGCGCATGCTGGACGTGCTGCAGCGCAGGAAGCGGCTGCTGGAAGCGGAGTCCGCCGCCGCCCACCACCGACTGCTGTACGAGTTCCTCAAACAGCTGCACCGGCACAG ATCTCACCAGCTGGAGCAGTTGGCACGCGAAGCGCAACTGGTGAGGAAGGACATGGAACACGTGTGCGAG GTGCTCCGCGACCTGCGCTCCGGTGCAGCGTCACTGGCTAAGTTGCCGGCAGTCGCGTctgatgaagaagaagcggcgctgAGGTGCGAACTCCAGACTTTGGCGGGAAACGTGGGCGACAGCGCTGGCCAACTGAACGAAAGCC cAGGCAGTCCCACAGGTGGGCCGGGAATCGAGGAGGAAAGTTTCGCGTCCAGCGTCGGTGGAACTGACGCGTTGGCGTCAAGATGGCGGCGACTGACGCAGCATTTTGACGACTTCGTGCAG TGCTACTTCGCGCACCGCGCGGACGAGCTGTACTTCCCGGGGGCGGAGTCCCCCGCGGCGCCCGCGTCGCCCCCCGGCGCCCGCGCCCCCGcagcccccgcccccgcccccgccggCGTCTGCGACGACCACGTGCCGCAGGCGCCGGCGCTGGCGCCGCACGCGCCCGGCGACCAGACGGCGCCCGACACACACATCG GATCCACATCGAACATGTCCATGGGTCCAGCCCTGGAGGACACAAGCCGCGCGGCGAgcgcggcgggcggcggcgggggGCTGCGGGGCCTCGACGCCTTCCGCGAGGACCTCGTCGCCTTCACGCGGTACCGCGCGCTGCGGCCCCTCGCCACCCTCTCGTACTGCAGCGACGCGATCAACTACTCCACCATTGTGTCAACCATAGAGTTCGACAAAGATGAAGAGTTTTTCGCCATAGCCGGCGTGACGAAAAGAATTAAAGTGTTCGAATTTGAGGCGGTGGTGCGCGATGCGGTCGACGTTCATTACCCGTGTGCGGAAATGCAGTGTTCGCATAAAATTTCTTGTGTCTCGTGGAACGCTTACCACAAAAATGTGATCGCTTCGTCGGATTACGAGGGGACGGTATCCGTTTGGGACGCTGGGACCGGACAGCGAACAAGGGCGTTGCAAGAACACGATAAGCGGTGCTGGAGTGTGCATTTTAATCGTGCAGATGTGAGATTACTGGCCTCCGGGTCGGACGATGCGAGGGTGAAGCTGTGGGCTCTGAACGCAGAGCGGTCCGTGGCAACGTTAGAAGCTAAATTCAACGTGTGCTGTGTCCGGTTCAATCCGCGATCGTCCTGCCATCTGGCGTTCGGATCGGCCGACCACTGCGTTCATTACTACGATCTACGTGCACCGAGGACTCCATTGGCCGTGTTCAGAGATCATCGGAAAGCGGTGTCTTACGTGAAATTCCTCGATGCTAAAACCTTAGTGTCCGCATCGACGGACTCCCAGCTAAAATTGTGGAGAGTGGAGTCCCCTAGATGCGTAAGATCTTTCACTGGACATGCCAACGAGAAGAACTTTGTCGGTTTAGCTACGGACGGAAAATATGTTGCTTGTGGATCGGAGAATAATGCCTTATATGTGTACTATTCCGGTTTATCTCGACCGCTATTGGCGTATAGATTTGATGCAGTGAGAGGGTTCCTGGAAAGGGAGAGGCGGGACGAGGAGCCCTCGGAGTTCGTGTCGGCCGTGTGCTGGCGACGGGCCGCGGATTCGCGTGTGCTTCTAGCCGCCAACAGCCAAGGAACTATCAAAGTGTTAGAATTggtttaa
- the LOC128682459 gene encoding E3 ubiquitin-protein ligase COP1-like isoform X2, giving the protein MSGSAASTSALGGLGGSLEEKDGDLLCPVCFELIEEAYVTRCGHSFCYACIAKSVELHRRCPKCGAALASREHIFPNFLLNELVAKKRLARPRPSTPGSSVGQPSGDAERLRALVASSSRHLAMPDVERMLDVLQRRKRLLEAESAAAHHRLLYEFLKQLHRHRSHQLEQLAREAQLVRKDMEHVCEVLRDLRSGAASLAKLPAVASDEEEAALRCELQTLAGNVGDSAGQLNESRSPTGGPGIEEESFASSVGGTDALASRWRRLTQHFDDFVQCYFAHRADELYFPGAESPAAPASPPGARAPAAPAPAPAGVCDDHVPQAPALAPHAPGDQTAPDTHIGSTSNMSMGPALEDTSRAASAAGGGGGLRGLDAFREDLVAFTRYRALRPLATLSYCSDAINYSTIVSTIEFDKDEEFFAIAGVTKRIKVFEFEAVVRDAVDVHYPCAEMQCSHKISCVSWNAYHKNVIASSDYEGTVSVWDAGTGQRTRALQEHDKRCWSVHFNRADVRLLASGSDDARVKLWALNAERSVATLEAKFNVCCVRFNPRSSCHLAFGSADHCVHYYDLRAPRTPLAVFRDHRKAVSYVKFLDAKTLVSASTDSQLKLWRVESPRCVRSFTGHANEKNFVGLATDGKYVACGSENNALYVYYSGLSRPLLAYRFDAVRGFLERERRDEEPSEFVSAVCWRRAADSRVLLAANSQGTIKVLELV; this is encoded by the exons ATGTCGGGGTCTGCGGCAAGCACGTCCGCGCTCGGCGGGCTCGGGGGCTCGCTCGAGGAGAAG GACGGTGATCTCCTCTGTCCGGTCTGCTTCGAGCTCATAGAGGAGGCCTACGTCACCCGCTGCGGCCACTCGTTCTGCTACGCGTGCATCGCCAAGTCCGTGGAGCTCCATCGAAGATGTCCCAAGTGCGGGGCAGCCTTAGCTTCCAGAGAACACATATTCCCGAACTTTCTGCTAAATGAGCTAGTGGCGAAGAAGCGCTTGGCCAGGCCGAGGCCCAGCACACCCGGGTCTA GCGTCGGTCAGCCCTCGGGCGACGCTGAGCGCCTCCGCGCGCTCGTCGCGTCCTCGTCCCGCCACCTCGCCATGCCGGACGTGGAGCGCATGCTGGACGTGCTGCAGCGCAGGAAGCGGCTGCTGGAAGCGGAGTCCGCCGCCGCCCACCACCGACTGCTGTACGAGTTCCTCAAACAGCTGCACCGGCACAG ATCTCACCAGCTGGAGCAGTTGGCACGCGAAGCGCAACTGGTGAGGAAGGACATGGAACACGTGTGCGAG GTGCTCCGCGACCTGCGCTCCGGTGCAGCGTCACTGGCTAAGTTGCCGGCAGTCGCGTctgatgaagaagaagcggcgctgAGGTGCGAACTCCAGACTTTGGCGGGAAACGTGGGCGACAGCGCTGGCCAACTGAACGAAAGCC GCAGTCCCACAGGTGGGCCGGGAATCGAGGAGGAAAGTTTCGCGTCCAGCGTCGGTGGAACTGACGCGTTGGCGTCAAGATGGCGGCGACTGACGCAGCATTTTGACGACTTCGTGCAG TGCTACTTCGCGCACCGCGCGGACGAGCTGTACTTCCCGGGGGCGGAGTCCCCCGCGGCGCCCGCGTCGCCCCCCGGCGCCCGCGCCCCCGcagcccccgcccccgcccccgccggCGTCTGCGACGACCACGTGCCGCAGGCGCCGGCGCTGGCGCCGCACGCGCCCGGCGACCAGACGGCGCCCGACACACACATCG GATCCACATCGAACATGTCCATGGGTCCAGCCCTGGAGGACACAAGCCGCGCGGCGAgcgcggcgggcggcggcgggggGCTGCGGGGCCTCGACGCCTTCCGCGAGGACCTCGTCGCCTTCACGCGGTACCGCGCGCTGCGGCCCCTCGCCACCCTCTCGTACTGCAGCGACGCGATCAACTACTCCACCATTGTGTCAACCATAGAGTTCGACAAAGATGAAGAGTTTTTCGCCATAGCCGGCGTGACGAAAAGAATTAAAGTGTTCGAATTTGAGGCGGTGGTGCGCGATGCGGTCGACGTTCATTACCCGTGTGCGGAAATGCAGTGTTCGCATAAAATTTCTTGTGTCTCGTGGAACGCTTACCACAAAAATGTGATCGCTTCGTCGGATTACGAGGGGACGGTATCCGTTTGGGACGCTGGGACCGGACAGCGAACAAGGGCGTTGCAAGAACACGATAAGCGGTGCTGGAGTGTGCATTTTAATCGTGCAGATGTGAGATTACTGGCCTCCGGGTCGGACGATGCGAGGGTGAAGCTGTGGGCTCTGAACGCAGAGCGGTCCGTGGCAACGTTAGAAGCTAAATTCAACGTGTGCTGTGTCCGGTTCAATCCGCGATCGTCCTGCCATCTGGCGTTCGGATCGGCCGACCACTGCGTTCATTACTACGATCTACGTGCACCGAGGACTCCATTGGCCGTGTTCAGAGATCATCGGAAAGCGGTGTCTTACGTGAAATTCCTCGATGCTAAAACCTTAGTGTCCGCATCGACGGACTCCCAGCTAAAATTGTGGAGAGTGGAGTCCCCTAGATGCGTAAGATCTTTCACTGGACATGCCAACGAGAAGAACTTTGTCGGTTTAGCTACGGACGGAAAATATGTTGCTTGTGGATCGGAGAATAATGCCTTATATGTGTACTATTCCGGTTTATCTCGACCGCTATTGGCGTATAGATTTGATGCAGTGAGAGGGTTCCTGGAAAGGGAGAGGCGGGACGAGGAGCCCTCGGAGTTCGTGTCGGCCGTGTGCTGGCGACGGGCCGCGGATTCGCGTGTGCTTCTAGCCGCCAACAGCCAAGGAACTATCAAAGTGTTAGAATTggtttaa